ATCTTGACAAATAATTCAACTAcaacattccatcactgtttcttaaagtgcaataataataataataatggtaacaaaactaaaagtaaaCTTAAACTGTCCAGTCAAGCCCTGTTATTGTGACTTTGTTCTCACTTGGTAATTGTGAGATTTTTGTTTAGGAAAAGGAGCTCATTGACATGATCTGGGGTTAGGCAGCTCCTTTTTGCGGTGACAATATCACCCGCAGTTGAAAACACTCTCTCTGACGCAATACTGGTCCCTGGGACGCAAAGGTATTGCTTCGCCAGGCGAGCCAACAGTGGATACTCCCTTTCATTTGACCTCCACCAGGTCAGAGGATTTTCATTCAGCCCAGCAGGTTGTTCTGCCCTGTATCTTCTGATTTCATCTCCAGCCTTCATGGCTGGAGTTTTATGGCCATTTTCCTTTGCTGTTGGTAAGTAGACTGCCCCAAGAAGAGACTCCAAGGTGCTGGATTTCTTGGGCTTCTTGGGCGAAGTCGCTTCCCCCATCTCCTCAGCTccttcatcagcatcattaCCATCAGTATTTTGCTGTtgaataagacagaaaaaaaagcaaaaacagaaataaatagacTGAAAATCATTCATGAACTcttttaaattatataatattCCTTATAATCCAATAGAGAATATTTTAATTCTCAATGAAAACATTCTTATTAAActgcacactttttaaaaaaatacttacatcacgtgcagcagtggcagcctcagtctgcagtctggagAAGGTGTCATCTTGCTCTTTAGCAGACAGGAATGGTAGGGCCTTAAAGCGAGGATCCAGCGCTGATGCTGCATACAATATGTCCTTCTGCGCATCATATCTTAAAGACatttcataaattatttttgttatcacAGTATGAGGATAAACATGGCATGCAATACAAATATACAatctcacacatacaaacaaaaaagtgcatGTATTACAAATTACTAACTACtacaagtaatcagtaaaatgaggaaaaaatgcacataaaatacaaaactttgcttttgtaatgttttgatttggCCTACCACTGAcgattgcacacacacacacacagagagagagagagagagagagagagagagagagaccttaGCATACCTTGTCCTCAAGTTATTCTTTGCAGCAGCCTTCAAGTCCCTCACCACGGTGGAGTCTTCGATGCTGGGGGTCAAGGCCTCCTGCAGCAGGGCGAGAAGTGGGGCGATGACGGACAGAGTTGGTTGCTTGTCCTCCGACATGGCCAGTGTAGCTTCTTTCATTGGTTTCAAGACCCGCACCAAATCTTCTGCAATCGTTACATCCTCCTCTGTTAAGGTGCACAGATCTGTTTCATTCCTGCGCACGTCTTGTGAAAGGAGAGTGGCAGAAATAGCTGGCTGTTGTTCTAAAAAGCGCTCCAGCATGTCCAGTGCACTGTTCCACCTCGTCACAACGTctactgttagcttgtgtgcTGGCAGTTGAAgcagcttctgtttttcttttagtatGTGGTTTGCCATCGTACTCCGATGAAAGAACGTTGCTATACGCCTCACTCGAGCCAGCAGACGTGACACGGCTGGGACTTTTAGACCTGCTTGTGAGGCTAAGTTCAGTGTGTGCGCGAAGCACCCGACGTGCATTAGCTGCATTATCTCCACCGCACGAACCATATTTGCAGCGTTGTCCGTCACGACTGCTGGGTCTTTGCTGGTCAGTCCCCACTCCTGTATGGCCCCCGTCAACATATCGGCTATATTAATAGCAGTGTGGCTCGTGAGAACCTCGGTGGTCTGTAGCACATGAGACATGAGGCACCACTCGTTGTCGATGTAGTGAGAAGTCACTGTCATGTACGACTGCGTTGACAGTGATGTCCAGGTGTCACAGGTTATGGCGACCCTCTCTGCTGACTGCATTTTCGTTAGGATGTCGTCTTTCACACGTGTATACATCATTGGGATAACAGTTTCAGTCAGATGTTTACGTTGCACCATAACGTAGTGTGGTTCGAGCACCTGAAGGAGTCGCCTGAAGCCTTCGTTTTCCACTACCGAGTACGGGCGTAAATCTTTGCAAACAAAAGTTGCGATGGCCTCTGTTATCTTTATGGCTCGCGGCGAATCGGCTGGTAATGTTAGTGATTCCctcagtttcttttgttttgcccCTGACGGCTTGTTGTCggaagctaatgttagcgtaGTGTGATACCTCGTTAAGTGGTTTCTGAGGTTTGTAGTATTTCTACAATAACTGACCTCCGCTTGGCAGATCTTGCAAACCACTTTGGTT
This genomic interval from Acanthopagrus latus isolate v.2019 chromosome 24, fAcaLat1.1, whole genome shotgun sequence contains the following:
- the LOC119015417 gene encoding E3 SUMO-protein ligase ZBED1-like, with product MADASKTPLSKPSQLKSDVWNHFGFKTTPDKELDKTKVVCKICQAEVSYCRNTTNLRNHLTRYHTTLTLASDNKPSGAKQKKLRESLTLPADSPRAIKITEAIATFVCKDLRPYSVVENEGFRRLLQVLEPHYVMVQRKHLTETVIPMMYTRVKDDILTKMQSAERVAITCDTWTSLSTQSYMTVTSHYIDNEWCLMSHVLQTTEVLTSHTAINIADMLTGAIQEWGLTSKDPAVVTDNAANMVRAVEIMQLMHVGCFAHTLNLASQAGLKVPAVSRLLARVRRIATFFHRSTMANHILKEKQKLLQLPAHKLTVDVVTRWNSALDMLERFLEQQPAISATLLSQDVRRNETDLCTLTEEDVTIAEDLVRVLKPMKEATLAMSEDKQPTLSVIAPLLALLQEALTPSIEDSTVVRDLKAAAKNNLRTRYDAQKDILYAASALDPRFKALPFLSAKEQDDTFSRLQTEAATAARDQNTDGNDADEGAEEMGEATSPKKPKKSSTLESLLGAVYLPTAKENGHKTPAMKAGDEIRRYRAEQPAGLNENPLTWWRSNEREYPLLARLAKQYLCVPGTSIASERVFSTAGDIVTAKRSCLTPDHVNELLFLNKNLTITK